The Thermocrinis albus DSM 14484 genome segment AGAGGCCCTTAAGAAAGCCCTCACCGAACTCTCCACCCAGGAGGTGGCGGTGAGGATCATACACGGAGCGGTAGGTGGTATTACAGAAAACGATGTTATGTTGGCGAAAGCCAGCGGAGCCATAGTTATAGGCTTCAACACACGCCCTGATCCCAAGGCACGTGAGGTAGCGGAAAGGGAGAAGGTGGATATAAAACTGTACAGTATCATCTACGAGGCTGTGGAGGATGTTAAGAAGGCTCTCCGTGGTCTTCTCAAACCTATAGAGAAAGAGGTGGTACTTGGCTCTGCGGAGGTGAGAGCCACCTTCAAGATAAAAGGTGTGGGTACTGTAGCTGGTTGCTATGTGCTGGAAGGCAAGCTGGTGCGTAACGCGAGGGCACGGCTTGTGAGGGATGGTGTAGTTATATACGATGGCAAGATAGAGAGCCTCAAACGGTATAAGGAGGATGTACAGGAGGTAGCCAGAGGATTTGAGTGTGGTGTGAAGCTTAAGGACTTTAACGACGTGAAGGTAGGTGATATTATAGAATGCTACGAGGTGAGGTTAGAAGAAAGACAGCTTTAAAAGTCTCGGAGATATATCCTTCCCTCCAGGGAGAAGGTCTACTGGTGGGTACACCCTCAGTGTTCGTAAGGTTACAGGGGTGTAATCTGCGTTGTCCTTGGTGTGATCAGCCTGAGTCCCTTCATCCCGGTGGAGGAGCTTTGATGTCGGTGGAGGATGTTATAGGAAAGGTGAGAGAGTACCCACATCGCCATGTGGTCATCACGGGCGGGGAACCTTTCACTCAAAGTTTTCTAACTCTCTTGGTGGAGGAACTTCTGAAGGAAGGCTTTAGCGTTCAGATAGAGACCAACGGTACACTGTGGCAGAAGGGGATGGATACACTGGCATCCCACATTCACATAACTCTGTCTCCCAAAGGGGTGGCCA includes the following:
- a CDS encoding 7-carboxy-7-deazaguanine synthase QueE; the encoded protein is MLRGEVRRKTALKVSEIYPSLQGEGLLVGTPSVFVRLQGCNLRCPWCDQPESLHPGGGALMSVEDVIGKVREYPHRHVVITGGEPFTQSFLTLLVEELLKEGFSVQIETNGTLWQKGMDTLASHIHITLSPKGVASWFVHPKVLLYARELKWVVDHLLTLDIILMPSFRRFLEEERVVLQPEGNKEIFLQKALSLQEELLSLGYRVRVLPQLHKLLGLK